AGCACCTTCCCCTGCCGAGAAGGAGAGCAGCACTCTCACCCTACACCCTTCTCagactggggacactgagcccCCCTCCCCGGGCCAGCGAGCTGGCACTGCCCGGAGAGCCCAGCTGCCCCGGCTGAAGCGGCTGCGCTCGGAGCCCTGGGGTCTGGTGGCACCCTCGGTGCTGGCAGCCTCCAGCCACCGCGACGACACGCGGGTCTGCGCCGACAGCGAGGTCATCACGGGCATCGGCGACCTCTCTCTCTCCAAAAAGCCCTCCCTCacccgcagcagcagcagcagcaagggaagggacccctccctctttcccccagTGGATGAGCAGGCACTGGGGCCGCTGGCATGGAAAGCCACCCACGAGAAGAGCCCGGGCACCCGCCCGTGCCTGTCCCGGAGCGCCACGCTCCCGGAGGAGCCGGAGAGCACCGGCTCGGCCGCCAGCTCCGCCGCAGGGACGGACGCTCCCCACTGGTGGAGGCCAGGCGCCGAACACAACGGGGACCCGGCGGTCACCGAGGCGGGGAAGGCGCCGTCCGAGAGGCGGAAGCTGAGCGGGTCGCAGCTGGCCTTGCTGGACGGCTGCTGTGACTCTCCCTCCGGCAGCACCAGCACATCGCCCAGCAGCGGCCGGCGCCGGCCGCCCGGCCTGCTGGAGAGGCGAGGGTCCGGGACCCTGCTGCTGGACCACATCTCCCACACAAGGCCGGGATACCTGCCCCCCCTGAATGTGAACCCCAACCCCCCGATTCCGGACATCGGCTCCAGCAAAGCCCCCTCCCCGCTGGCCGCTGGGCTGAAGCCGCTGGCGCCCCTCACACCCAGCTCGCCCAGGCGGGGCGACCTGAGGGCCCACAGGAAGCTCCTCCGCAGACATTCcatgcaggcagagcagatgcGGCACCTCTCCGATTTTGAGGAGGTCGTGGCGCAGTAGCCGTGCCCCGTTTGCTCACAGGGAGGTGCCCGAAGCCGTGCTGTCCCCGCAGAGATGGGACGGTTCCCACACCGAGTGGGCACTGGCTCCcgggacactcagtggccagCGGGCTCAGCCCTGAGCCCGGGGGCTGAATCGGGAGCGGGCTGATCGGGAGATCGATCCCACACCGTCCTAGATCGTCAAGCTCCGCGCCAAGGATCCCACCGGCAGTTCACTTATTCCTCACTAGTTGCAATCCGCTTCTCTTACGTTCTGCTCGTTCTCTCACCGAATCCCGGCCCGGAGCCCCCGGTGGCGATCTCTGGGGCCGAGGCGTTCATGAAGTGCCAtccaggaggggaaggggctcAGTACGGCGGGGGCTCGAGGGGCGGAACCCCCGTGCAGCCACGGACCGTGTTGGTGCTCTCCCAGAGCGGGAGAGGGAGACAATGCTCCACCTCCGGGATTCCCGGAGCTCCGGCGGCTCAGCGCACCCGGCACCGCTGCAGCCCCGTGGGCTGCAGGCCGGGATGGGCTTGTCTCGTCTCTGAAGCGTCTGAACCTCAGGGGGTTCATTCCCCGCCACGCCGAGGAGCTCTGAATGCAGGAAGCGCTGCATATCCCCCCGAGCAGGATGGTCCCGGCTGCATGGGAGCCTCTGCCAGCAGCGGGGAACGCGGGATGCCAGCTCACCGGGGATGACACGGGCTGAGCCCAGCGCTTCATCCCGCCGGGAAAGCCGCAGGCACGGCGCCAGAGCCAAGGCCCCGCGGGCCCCCCGCCCCACGCCGCTCCCCACGCACGCTGTGCCGCGGGCCGGCCGTGTGCCGCGGCTCCCGCAGCTTCCATCGCTCCATGATCGCGGTTATTCACGGGACTGCGTGGGCGCAGGGGGGCAGGGGCAGGTGTTGGGGTGACGCCGTGGCCCTGCGGACACTCGTGCACTGGTTTTGCACTGCATTAATAAAGCGCTCAGCTTTGGACCGAGGCTGATCTCGCGTGGAGCCGGCACCAGCCGCCCGCACGGGGTCCCGGCAGTGCCGCGGGGATCGCCCGGCCCCGAGGCGCCGGGGGGCCCTGGGGTCGGTGGAACGTGCCCGGGATGCCCGCGGGTGCCCGCCCCGGGGCCGGAGCtgccgccccgccccgctcccgccccgccccgccccgctcgCAGCGGAAGCGCCACGTCAGGGGCGGTGCGGGGCCGGTGCCGGCGGCGGGAGcggtgcggggccgggggcggcgccGGTGGCGGTGccgggggcggtgcggggccggcggcggtGCGGGTGGGTGGCGGTGCGAGGCCGGTGGCGGTGCCGGGGGGCGGTGCGGGTGGCGGTGCGGGGCCAGTGTCGGTGCCGGGGGCGGTGCGGGTGGGTGGCGGTGCGGGGCCGGTGTTGGTGccgggggcggtgcggggccgGTGCCGGGCTGCGGGTGGCGGTGCCGGGCTCGGTGCGGGTCGCGATGCCAGGCGCGGTGCGGATCCTGTGCCTGGCCGCGCTGCTGGGCGCGCTGCGGGCCGGCGGCACGGAGCTGACGCTGGAGCTGCCCGACAGCGCCCAGCGCTGCTTccaccaggagctggagagcGGCGTCAAGTTCACCCTCGACTATCAGGTACTACCCTGCCTGTACCTTCCTGCGCGCTCCGTGCCTGCACCCCCTGCCAGGGCCCCTCCGCCCCGTttgtgccccatccctgtgcccctgcccatgtGTCTGCCTGTGCCCCGGTGCCCGTGCCCCCttgcccacagccctgcccgtgTGTGTGCTATTGCCTCTGCCCATGCCACCTGCCCGTGCCTCTCCCACACTCCCATCCTGTgccttgcagagccccaggcagggctgcagtgccaccccaggTCCCTCCATGCTGCACTAGGAGttgttcccagccccagctccatgcCCAGCAGTGTCCACCTGACAGCCAGGCCTGGGATGTGCCCACATCAGCCGTGGACACCCCTGAGCTGGGTCAGGAGGGCTGTTCCTGTCTCCAAGCACCCCACCTGAGCCACAGACACCCCAGCTGAGTTGCTGGCACCGTGGTGCACAACttccccagggctcccctggCCTGGGCCCCATCCCATGGGCATGGTGCCCGCTGGCCTCTCacacagctgtggggctgggcagggggccCTTGCCACGTCTCTGGGCGTGTGCCACCATCGGAGATGCGTCTCCCCGCACAGGTGATCAGCGGAGGGCACTATGATGTGGATTGCTACGTGGAGGACCCCAACGGCAAGACCATCTACCAGGAGACCAAGAAGCAGTACGACAGCTTCTCGCACCACACCTGAGGTCAAGGGTGTCTACACCTTCTGCTTCAGCAACGAGTTCTCCACCTTCTCCCACAAAATCGTCTACTTTGACTTCCAGGTGGGCGACGAGCCGCCCATCCTGCCTGACATGAACAACCGCGTCACTGCCCTGACACAGGTGGGTCCCAggacggagggagggagggaggaaggaagggtcCTGCTGCGGCCCCAAGCAGCCTTGTGGGATGGCAGTTGGGGACGTGtccccttcctcctgcactgGATGCAGAAGTGCCAACCGCCGGCCAACAGCCCCACCACACACCacatcctctgctctgcctggctcgggggggctgtgctggctctgggctcccctctctgcagcagccgTGTCCATCCCACGTGAGGGAATTGCATCAGCCATTCCATCCCTGGGtgtgagctctgggctgggcatcCGGATGCCCTTGTGGGCTACTCAGCTCTGTCCCGGTGGGGAACCACTCTGCATGGGTTCTGGCAGGAAACCTACTACACAAACACTGCTCTTGAGTGTCCTGGCACGGCCCTGGGCCCCCTCAGCTGAGCCATGTCAGAAGTGGCAGGGTgctcctgtccttgtccccagctggAATCTGCCTGTGTCACTATCCACGAGATGCTGAAGGCGGTGATCGACTCCCAGACCCACTACCGGCTGCGGGAGGCgcaggacaggagcagagcagaggagctcaaTGGCCGCGTCTCGTACTGGTCAGTGGGGGAAACCCTCATCCTCTTCGTGGTCAGCATCGGGCAGGTGGTGCTGCTCAAGAGCTTCTTCACCGAGAAGAGACCCAGCAGCGGCGGAGCTGGCACCTagagctgctgtctgtgccCGAGTGGAGCAGGCAGTGGGACAGACACTGCGCCTCTGATGTGTGCCGTGGCAGGCGGGGGGTGGGACGGGGGGTGACACTGCTGAGCTGGTGACATGGCCACCCAAGGACAGGCGTCCCCCGGCATCACCTCCCGTTTGCCATCGCCCGGCCTACCCTGTCCCCTCGCCTGGccagcctgtccctgttctctggctgcactggggagcgggtgggagcagcaccagcacagcaccgGGGCACCCTCGTGACTGGGATGTGACTGGGACGTGACTGGGACGTGACTGGGACATGGCTGGGACATGGCTGGGACGTGACTGGGACATGGCTGGGACGTGACTGGGATGTGACCACAcgctgcccctggagccctgtgcAGCCACCGAGGGCAGGGGCAGCGCTGGCCCCCCCGGCAccccccagtgccctcagccccagcagagctgccctgtggCGAGcagggtgctcccagcagcaggacacagcaacagcagcatcCAAGGGAAAGCTGTTTGCTGGGTggtgctctggctctgccagctcctccccTCGCAGCAGTTctcaggctggcagcaggtggTGTGCCTGTACCAGGTGGTATTTCCATACTCACACCAGTCCATGCCTGAGACTCAGCCCCCTCACACATTCCCCCCACACGTGCCAAGGAAGCCCGTCCCTGCCCCAGAAGCACGGAGGacccacacacacctgggactGCAGCCCCTCATTCCCTGGAGCCCCACAAGACCCCTGGAGTGACTGGTGTGCTGGCCCTCCAGCCCTCAAGCAGGTGTGAGATcatttttcagagctgaagCAACTCCACTAGACTTTTCCTTTGCCACTTTCAAATAAATCGCTGCAAGcatggctggcactgctgttcTTGGGCACAGCTtctgcctgctctcctgccttgcCGCTGCCCAC
This sequence is a window from Camarhynchus parvulus chromosome 10, STF_HiC, whole genome shotgun sequence. Protein-coding genes within it:
- the ANKRD34C gene encoding ankyrin repeat domain-containing protein 34C, with amino-acid sequence MDEATELELGGNSLLKAVWLGRLRLTRLLLEGGAYINESNDKGETALMVACITTHVDQQSSHKAKMVKYLLDNRADPNIQDKSGKTALMHACIRGAGGDVVSLLLDSGADPSLEDHSGASALVHAINAEDKAVLQHLLNACRAKGKEVIIITMDTSASGTKTAKQYLNVAPALEFKEKAPLEESTAPSSAHLKTPASAPSPAEKESSTLTLHPSQTGDTEPPSPGQRAGTARRAQLPRLKRLRSEPWGLVAPSVLAASSHRDDTRVCADSEVITGIGDLSLSKKPSLTRSSSSSKGRDPSLFPPVDEQALGPLAWKATHEKSPGTRPCLSRSATLPEEPESTGSAASSAAGTDAPHWWRPGAEHNGDPAVTEAGKAPSERRKLSGSQLALLDGCCDSPSGSTSTSPSSGRRRPPGLLERRGSGTLLLDHISHTRPGYLPPLNVNPNPPIPDIGSSKAPSPLAAGLKPLAPLTPSSPRRGDLRAHRKLLRRHSMQAEQMRHLSDFEEVVAQ
- the TMED3 gene encoding LOW QUALITY PROTEIN: transmembrane emp24 domain-containing protein 3 (The sequence of the model RefSeq protein was modified relative to this genomic sequence to represent the inferred CDS: deleted 1 base in 1 codon): MPGAVRILCLAALLGALRAGGTELTLELPDSAQRCFHQELESGVKFTLDYQVISGGHYDVDCYVEDPNGKTIYQETKKQYDSFSHTPEVKGVYTFCFSNEFSTFSHKIVYFDFQVGDEPPILPDMNNRVTALTQLESACVTIHEMLKAVIDSQTHYRLREAQDRSRAEELNGRVSYWSVGETLILFVVSIGQVVLLKSFFTEKRPSSGGAGT